Sequence from the Streptomyces sp. R33 genome:
ACCGCCCGCTGGAAGTCGATGCGCGGGCGGGCCGGCGTACTGCGCACCGGGCACTGCGTGATCGACACGGCGACCGGGCGTCAGGTCTCGGCCACGGCTTCCACGACGGTCCGGTTCGGCGAGCCGACGGACGCGGAGGTGGCGGCGTACGTGGCGAGCGGCGAGCCGCTGCACGTGGCCGGGGCGTTCACGCTGGACGGGCTGTCGGCGCCGTTCATCGAGGGCATCGACGGCGACCACGGGAACGTCATCGGGCTGTCGATGCCGCTGCTGCGCTCCCTGCTGGGCGAACTGGGCGTGTCCATCACGGATTTGTGGGCTTGAGCTCCCCGAAGGGCGCAGGCGGGGCGTCCTGGACGTCCCGCCCGTCCCGGCCGTCCGGCCCGCTCCCGGCGCCCCCTGCGGGCGCCCCGGCCCCGCCCTGGGCCGCGTAGAGCACCAGGGTCAGGACGAGCAGGCAGAGGATCAGCATCATCACCGCGAAGGCGCCCCAGCCGACCAGGCCGACGGCGAGGGCGCCGAGCAGCCCGTGGGTGACGGCTGCGGTGACGAGCACGATGCGGGCGAAGGTGCCGGGGGCCCGGTCGCGTACGGCCACCACGGCGAGCAGTACGGCGCACAGGAGCAGGAAGGCGCCGATGCCGGCCCCCATCCCGTACGTCGCCAGGGACATGACATCCGGATCCATACCGGCGATGGACATCGACTGGTTGTGGGTGGTCCGGCCGAGCACGAAGTGCACGAGGACGAGCACCGCCGCCTCGGCGACGAGCACGATCGCGGCCAGCCCGGCCACGAGTCTGCGCAGCACGACGCCCACGACGACCCACCCCTCCCCACACGTCCCCGGCCACAAGCCTGTTCGACGCCTGGAGGCTACTAACGGGTAAACGTACGGACAAGGGGTCCGGGCAGCTTCGTTACGCGAAGGGCCCCCCGGGCCGCGGACACGCAAAGAATGTGTGGGCCGTTCGTAGGGACTCGACAAAGAATCACAGGGGGCCGCTGACCCGGCGGACAGAGACCTTGGATACATGACGGGGTTACTGTGCAGTTGGGGATCCCCCTGACCTGGGGCGCCACAAGGGCTTTCCTCCTTGGAGGTGGACTCGAATCACACTGCGTGTGGGCAAGGTCACCACCAGGGAAGGGTCGAAACGCCGTGTGGGCTGTCCCTAAACTCAGCTTGTTTCAAGGAGGGAGCCATCGTGCGCAAGGTGCTCATCGCCAACCGTGGCGAAATCGCTGTCCGCGTTGCTCGGGCCTGCCGGGATGCCGGAATCGCAAGCGTAGCCGTCTACGCCGATCCGGACCGGGACGCTCTGCATGTCCGCGCGGCCGACGAAGCTTTCGCGTTGGGCGGTGACACCCCGGCCGCCAGCTACTTGGACATCTCCAAGGTCCTGCAGGCCGCAGCCGATTCCGGCGCGGACGCCATCCATCCCGGATACGGCTTCCTCTCCGAGAACGCCGACTTCGCGCAGGCCGTGCTCGACGCCGGCCTGACCTGGATCGGCCCGCCGCCGCAGGCCATCCGCGACCTCGGCGACAAGGTCGCCGCCCGGCACATCGCGCAGCGCGCCGGCGCCCCGCTGGTCGCCGGTACGCCGGACCCGGTCTCGGGTGCCGACGAGGTCGTGGCGTTCGCCAAGGAGCACGGCCTGCCGATCGCGATCAAGGCCGCCTTCGGCGGCGGCGGTCGCGGCCTGAAGGTCGCCCGCACCCTCGAAGAGGTGCCGGAGCTCTACGACTCCGCCGTCCGCGAGGCCGTCGCCGCCTTCGGCCGCGGCGAGTGCTTCGTCGAGCGCTACCTCGACAAGCCGCGGCACGTCGAGACCCAGTGCCTGGCCGACAGCCACGGCAACGTGGTCGTCGTCTCCACCCGTGACTGCTCGCTGCAGCGCCGCCACCAGAAGCTGGTGGAGGAGGCTCCCGCGCCGTTCCTCTCCGAGGCGCAGAACGCGGAGCTGTACGCCGCGTCCAAGGCGATCCTGAAGGAAGCCGGCTACGTCGGCGCCGGCACCGTCGAGTTCCTCGTCGGCACCGACGGCACGATCTCCTTCCTCGAGGTCAACACCCGCCTCCAGGTCGAGCACCCGGTCACCGAAGAGGTCACCGGCATCGACCTGGTGCGCGAGATGTTCCGCATCGCCGACGGCGAGGAGCTCGGCTACGGCGACCCGGTGCTGCGCGGCCACTCGTTCGAGTTCCGCATCAACGGCGAGGACCCGGGCCGCGGCTTCCTGCCGGCCCCGGGCACGGTCACGAAGTTCGCCGCCCCGTCGGGCCC
This genomic interval carries:
- a CDS encoding biotin carboxylase N-terminal domain-containing protein, translating into MRKVLIANRGEIAVRVARACRDAGIASVAVYADPDRDALHVRAADEAFALGGDTPAASYLDISKVLQAAADSGADAIHPGYGFLSENADFAQAVLDAGLTWIGPPPQAIRDLGDKVAARHIAQRAGAPLVAGTPDPVSGADEVVAFAKEHGLPIAIKAAFGGGGRGLKVARTLEEVPELYDSAVREAVAAFGRGECFVERYLDKPRHVETQCLADSHGNVVVVSTRDCSLQRRHQKLVEEAPAPFLSEAQNAELYAASKAILKEAGYVGAGTVEFLVGTDGTISFLEVNTRLQVEHPVTEEVTGIDLVREMFRIADGEELGYGDPVLRGHSFEFRINGEDPGRGFLPAPGTVTKFAAPSGPGVRLDAGVESGSVIGPAWDSLLAKLIVTGATRQQALQRAARALAEFEVEGMATAIPFHRAVVADPAFTSDPFQVHTRWIETEFVNEIPAFAAPAADEAEDEPGRETVVVEVGGKRLEVSLPSSLGMTLARTAAAGGAKPKRRAAKKSGPAASGDTLASPMQGTIVKVAVEEGQQVNEGDLVVVLEAMKMEQPLNAHRSGTIVGLTAEVGASLTSGATICEIKD
- a CDS encoding nucleoside triphosphate pyrophosphatase; the protein is MTAAQAPAHALVLASASPARLNLLRQAGLAPHVIVSNFDEDALSAETPAELALALAEAKAGVVAALDEAAGALVIGCDSVLELDGEALGKPADAEEATARWKSMRGRAGVLRTGHCVIDTATGRQVSATASTTVRFGEPTDAEVAAYVASGEPLHVAGAFTLDGLSAPFIEGIDGDHGNVIGLSMPLLRSLLGELGVSITDLWA